In Syngnathoides biaculeatus isolate LvHL_M chromosome 5, ASM1980259v1, whole genome shotgun sequence, the following are encoded in one genomic region:
- the si:cabz01093077.1 gene encoding C-C chemokine receptor type 8: MDATMNETFVYLDMYEDEYSDANCSQGCDESPRVSTEFAAMRTVLCVLCVLGLLGNASVLWILQRYVKLKTLTDVCLLNLALSDLSLALSLLLWAYNSQSLAACKVATGVYQLGFYSGTLLVTLLSADRYLAIVHAVAVTRTRTLGYGPAAGVAVWLVSVVMATPEVTFASVVADDDSSLSCKPLYPDQSQQFWKMFRNFREHTVSLFVCLPIQIFCYVKILLVVSKTRNSKKARAVKLILTVVGVFVVCWVPYNVVVFLQTLQLFAMLGSRKASRAIDSATTWSEIIAVSHCCVNPVIYALVGEKFREPLGNLLPRYCSKRRSSVNSETETSNTALRSQ; this comes from the exons ATGGACGCAACAATGAACGAGACGTTTGTTTACttggacatgtatgaggacgaGTATTCCGACGCAAATTGCAGCCAGGGCTGCGACGAGAGTCCCCGGGTTTCGACAGAATTCGCGGCCATGCGGACCGTCCTCTGCGTCCTGTGCGTTCTCGGTTTGCTCG GCAACGCCAGCGTGCTCTGGATTCTGCAGCGCTACGTCAAGCTGAAGACCTTGACGGACGTTTGCCTCCTCAACCTGGCGCTGTCAGACCTCAGTCTGGCTTTGTCTCTCTTGCTGTGGGCCTACAATTCGCAGAGCCTGGCGGCGTGCAAAGTGGCGACGGGAGTCTACCAG TTGGGATTTTACAGCGGCACTCTGTTGGTGACCTTGCTGAGCGCGGACCGCTACCTGGCCATCGTCCACGCCGTGGCCGTCACGCGGACCCGGACGCTCGGCTACGGGCCGGCGGCCGGCGTCGCCGTCTGGCTCGTGTCCGTCGTCATGGCGACCCCCGAGGTCACATTCGCCTCCGTGGTGGCAGACGACGACAGCTCCCTGAGTTGCAAGCCGCTCTATCCGGACCAAAGTCAGCAGTTTTGGAAGATGTTCCGAAACTTCCGTGAGCACACGGTGAGCCTGTTCGTGTGTCTACCGATCCAGATCTTCTGCTATGTGAAGATCCTGCTCGTGGTGTCGAAGACGAGGAACTCCAAGAAGGCTCGAGCTGTGAAATTGATATTAACCGTGGTGggtgtgtttgttgtgtgctGGGTGCCTTACAACGTTGTCGTTTTCCTTCAAACGCTGCAACTCTTCGCCATGCTCGGCAGCCGCAAAGCCTCGAGAGCGATCGACTCGGCCACGACCTGGTCCGAGATCATCGCGGTCTCGCACTGCTGCGTGAATCCCGTCATTTACGCGTTGGTCGGGGAGAAATTCCGGGAGcctttgggcaatttgttgCCCAGGTACTGTTCCAAGCGGAGATCTTCGGTCAACTCGGAGACAGAAACTTCCAACACGGCTCTGAGATCGCAGTAG
- the cabz01093075.1 gene encoding C-C chemokine receptor type 1: MDEDFSSLVPSDLGGNHSAVGLTRPTSTATTLDYLYISPDDYDYGLCVYGRQRASFLPPVYFTLFLVGLAGNSLVVWVLLRGVQICNTTDVCLLNLALADLLLVSTLPFLAYQNLDRWIFGDVMCKALLGVHFIVFYSGIFFITLMSIDRYLAIVHAVYTLKLRARSFGVVVVAVTWLAGFLTSFPELLYLKEQPSRADVTFCFPVYPSPLALDNGGAHFWRVFGLFKMNLLGLLVPAVVMTFCYSQIVRRLLSGQSPRRQTVRVVVTAVAVFFVCWVPYNVASFFRALELLLVYTECESSKAIEQALQVTEVVAFTHSCANPVLYVFVGQKFRRNLFRLVRRTPCALCRLVKVLVPEQHFRVSNISQTTSVDERSTAV; the protein is encoded by the exons ATGGACGAAGATTTTTCATCTTTGGTTCCGAGCGACTTGGGAGGGAACCACAGCGCTGTGGGATTAACAAG GCCGACTTCAACAGCCACCACGCTGGACTACCTGTACATTTCCCCCGACGACTACGACTACGGTTTGTGCGTTTACGGGCGACAAAgggcttccttccttccgcccGTCTACTTCACGTTGTTCCTGGTGGGCCTCGCGGGCAACTCTCTGGTGGTGTGGGTCCTGCTGCGCGGggtgcaaatttgcaacacgACGGACGTGTGCCTCCTGAACTTGGCCTTGGCCGACCTCCTGTTGGTGAGCACCCTTCCCTTCCTGGCGTACCAAAACCTGGACCGGTGGATATTTGGGGACGTGATGTGCAAAGCTCTGCTGGGCGTTCACTTCATCGTTTTTTATTctggcatttttttcatcacgCTGATGAGCATCGACAGGTACTTAGCAATCGTGCACGCCGTTTACACCCTGAAGCTGCGCGCTCGCTCCTTCGGTGTGGTGGTCGTAGCCGTCACTTGGCTGGCAGGATTTTTGACCTCATTTCCCGAACTGCTCTACCTGAAGGAGCAGCCCAGTCGCGCCGACGTCACCTTCTGCTTCCCGGTGTACCCCTCGCCGCTCGCTCTGGACAACGGCGGCGCTCACTTCTGGCGGGTTTTCGGCCTTTTCAAGATGAACCTGCTGGGCTTGTTGGTTCCCGCCGTCGTCATGACTTTCTGCTACTCGCAAATCGTCAGGCGGCTGCTTTCCGGCCAGTCGCCCAGACGACAGACCGTCCGCGTGGTGGTCACGGCGGTGGCCGTCTTCTTCGTCTGCTGGGTGCCCTACAACGTGGCGTCCTTCTTCAGAGCGCTGGAGCTGCTGCTCGTCTACACCGAGTGCGAAAGCAGCAAAGCCATCGAACAGGCGTTacaggtcaccgaggtggtggCCTTCACGCACAGCTGCGCCAACCCCGTGCTGTACGTCTTCGTGGGGCAGAAGTTCCGGAGGAACCTCTTCAGGTTGGTTCGGAGGACGCCGTGCGCTCTGTGCCGGCTCGTCAAGGTCCTCGTACCGGAGCAGCACTTCCGCGTGTCCAACATCTCCCAAACCACCAGCGTGGACGAGAGGAGCACGGCGGTGTGA